The following are from one region of the Neurospora crassa OR74A linkage group III, whole genome shotgun sequence genome:
- the acw-3 gene encoding anchored cell wall protein 3 codes for MRSTTTLLQALFASSALAIQITNPKKNDVVDPSSGVEVKWSTVSTDPKSAHLVLVNMASGHTPYTKDLGAVDLTKGSVIISEKDVPNDSDFQFNFQSVDPLNQGILAQSEQFEVKNSDDDKKETTKSAAATTTAAATLVTASDSAAATATSGAASSDEESSSSAAASMSGASTLATVTGSATVTASGTASATHAPTAAAGKVESGSLLALAVGLVAVLA; via the coding sequence ATGcgttccaccaccaccctcctccaggCTCTCTTCGCCTCCTCTGCTCTGGCCATCCAGATCACCAACCCCAAGAAGAACGACGTTGTCGACCCCTCCTCGGGCGTCGAGGTGAAGTGGAGCACCGTCAGCACCGACCCCAAGTCCGCCCACTTGGTCCTCGTCAACATGGCCAGCGGCCACACCCCTTACACCAAGGACCTCGGTGCCGTTGACCTGACCAAGGGCTCCGTCATCATCTCCGAGAAGGACGTGCCCAACGACTCGGACTTCCAGTTCAACTTCCAGTCCGTCGACCCCCTCAACCAGGGCATCCTCGCCCAGTCCGAGCAGTTCGAGGTCAAGAactccgacgacgacaagaaggagaccaCCAAGAGCGccgctgccaccaccaccgccgctgcCACTCTTGTCACTGCTTCCGACTCGGCTGCTGCCACCGCCACCTCCGGCGCTGCTTCCTCCGATGAGgagtcttcttcctccgctGCTGCCTCCATGAGCGGCGCTTCCACCCTCGCTACCGTCACTGGCTCTGCTACTGTCACCGCTTCCGGCACTGCCTCTGCCACTCACGCTCCTACCGCCGCTGCTGGCAAGGTCGAGAGCGGCTCTCTCCTCGCTCTCGCCGTCGGCCTTGTTGCCGTCCTTGCTTAA